The following coding sequences are from one Pasteurellaceae bacterium RH1A window:
- a CDS encoding class II glutamine amidotransferase: MCQLLGMNCNTPTDITFSFEGFRRRAGLTDQHTDGFGIAFFEGKGVRIFRDNRPGASSPMADLVSQYRIKSLNVIAHIRKATKGDVNLENTHPFIREIWGENWVFAHNGTVDVQVCPNSHYQPIGTTDSEAAFCCLLARLKERFPQEPTEKEIFDAVVEITSEIAQHGVLNFILSNGHWMIARCATNLHYVCRRAPFGKALRDDDVLIDFSQYTTANDKVTVITTQPLTKNENWTKMKNGGYVFFKNGDAIYEIEGNLVENLNHV; encoded by the coding sequence ATGTGCCAATTATTAGGAATGAATTGTAATACCCCAACGGATATTACCTTCTCTTTTGAAGGTTTCCGACGGCGGGCTGGCTTAACCGATCAACATACAGACGGGTTTGGTATCGCTTTTTTTGAAGGCAAGGGTGTGCGTATCTTTCGGGATAACCGCCCAGGTGCCTCTTCCCCAATGGCCGATTTGGTCAGCCAGTACCGCATCAAGTCCCTTAACGTTATTGCCCATATCCGCAAGGCCACCAAGGGCGATGTGAACCTCGAAAACACCCACCCTTTTATTCGGGAAATCTGGGGCGAAAACTGGGTTTTTGCCCACAACGGCACGGTGGACGTACAAGTTTGCCCCAACAGCCACTATCAACCTATTGGAACAACCGATTCGGAAGCCGCCTTCTGCTGCCTCTTGGCTCGCCTAAAAGAACGCTTTCCACAGGAGCCAACAGAGAAAGAAATCTTTGATGCCGTGGTGGAAATCACCTCTGAAATCGCCCAGCACGGGGTCTTGAATTTTATCCTCTCTAACGGCCACTGGATGATCGCCCGTTGTGCAACCAACCTTCACTATGTTTGCCGCCGAGCGCCTTTTGGCAAGGCCCTGCGGGATGATGATGTGTTGATTGACTTTAGCCAATACACCACAGCCAATGATAAGGTAACGGTGATTACCACCCAGCCTTTAACCAAGAATGAAAACTGGACTAAGATGAAAAATGGCGGCTATGTTTTCTTCAAGAATGGTGATGCCATTTATGAAATTGAAGGCAACCTGGTTGAGAATTTAAATCACGTTTAA
- the znuB gene encoding zinc ABC transporter permease (involved in transport of zinc(II) with ZnuA and C) produces MLEILLPAWLAGILLTFITAPLGAFVVWRKMAYFGDTLSHSALLGVALGIFLQLDPYLAVIGMTVLLALLLVWLEQRTSFSVDTMLGIIAHSSLSLGVITISLLDNVRVDLMSYLFGDLLAINLNDVAFIGVGVIIIASLLGFFWKQLLSITISPELAQIEGLNVARLRLLLMLLTALTIALSMKFVGALIITSLLIIPSATARRFAKTPEGMVLGAILLSMVAITLGLGLSAWKDTPAGPSVVVASGLLFLLSLMRKSSN; encoded by the coding sequence ATGCTAGAAATCCTCCTCCCCGCCTGGCTGGCAGGCATACTCTTAACCTTTATCACCGCCCCCTTGGGCGCCTTTGTGGTCTGGCGGAAGATGGCCTATTTTGGAGACACGCTTTCCCATTCCGCCCTCCTAGGCGTGGCCCTGGGCATTTTTCTCCAGCTGGACCCTTATCTGGCTGTGATCGGCATGACCGTCCTTCTAGCCCTGCTTCTGGTCTGGCTGGAACAACGCACCAGCTTCTCGGTGGATACCATGCTGGGCATTATCGCCCATTCCAGCCTGTCTTTGGGGGTGATTACTATCAGCCTCTTGGACAATGTGCGGGTTGATCTTATGTCCTATCTCTTTGGTGATCTGCTGGCCATAAATCTAAATGATGTAGCCTTTATCGGCGTGGGCGTTATTATCATTGCCTCCCTCCTAGGCTTTTTCTGGAAGCAGCTCTTGTCCATTACCATCAGCCCTGAACTGGCCCAAATTGAGGGCTTGAATGTGGCTCGCCTGCGTCTGTTGCTTATGTTGCTAACTGCACTCACCATTGCCTTGAGTATGAAGTTTGTGGGGGCGCTCATTATTACCTCGCTCCTGATCATTCCCTCAGCCACGGCCAGACGCTTTGCCAAAACCCCCGAAGGCATGGTTTTGGGGGCTATTTTGCTGAGTATGGTGGCTATTACTTTAGGCCTGGGCTTATCGGCCTGGAAGGACACGCCAGCAGGCCCATCGGTGGTGGTGGCCAGCGGTTTACTCTTTTTGTTGTCCCTTATGCGAAAATCGTCTAACTAA
- the znuC gene encoding zinc ABC transporter ATP-binding protein ZnuC (involved in transport of zinc(II) with ZnuA and C): MQIHRLSAVNKSPALVSLEGIQVEFDGQTALQNINLTLYPNSITTIVGPNGGGKSTLLKVLLKLLKPSQGKVTHRKGLKIGYVPQKLHLDPSMPMTVVKFLSLKPKVKPAAIDEALSLFSIVHLRQNSMQKLSGGELQRVLLARAILDKPQLLVLDEPMQGVDITGQTELYQLLNRTRSWLNCAILMVSHDLNIVMANTDEVLCVNKHICCAGTPETITNEPSFIHFFGDQFAQNVAFYSHRHNHHHNLHGDVCNGECHCK; encoded by the coding sequence ATGCAGATCCATCGTTTAAGTGCGGTTAATAAATCCCCCGCCCTGGTTTCGCTTGAAGGTATTCAAGTGGAATTCGACGGCCAAACCGCCCTGCAAAATATCAATTTAACTCTCTACCCCAACTCCATTACCACCATTGTGGGGCCGAATGGCGGGGGAAAATCCACCCTGCTTAAGGTGCTTTTAAAGTTGCTCAAACCCAGCCAGGGCAAGGTTACCCACCGCAAGGGCTTAAAAATCGGTTATGTGCCGCAAAAGCTGCATCTTGACCCCTCAATGCCCATGACCGTTGTTAAGTTTCTGAGCCTGAAACCCAAGGTCAAACCCGCGGCCATTGATGAGGCCTTGAGCCTCTTTTCCATTGTACATTTAAGGCAAAACAGTATGCAGAAGCTCTCGGGCGGCGAACTACAACGGGTCTTACTGGCTCGGGCAATTTTAGACAAGCCCCAGCTCTTGGTTTTGGATGAACCCATGCAGGGAGTGGATATTACAGGGCAAACGGAACTCTATCAACTACTAAATCGCACCCGCAGCTGGCTAAATTGTGCCATTTTGATGGTTTCCCACGATTTAAACATCGTGATGGCCAATACGGACGAGGTTTTATGCGTTAATAAGCATATCTGCTGTGCTGGCACGCCCGAAACCATTACCAATGAACCCAGTTTTATCCACTTTTTCGGCGACCAATTCGCCCAAAACGTGGCCTTTTACAGCCACCGCCATAATCATCACCATAATTTGCATGGGGATGTGTGTAATGGCGAGTGCCATTGTAAGTAA